One Dermatophagoides farinae isolate YC_2012a chromosome 6, ASM2471394v1, whole genome shotgun sequence genomic window carries:
- the LOC124493620 gene encoding programmed cell death protein 10-A isoform X1, with product MNKIVSSEPSSSSSSSSTVSNHHHHHYQQQQQSPQIYRNNNTNNNNMIVHHHSGVLHHSSSSSSPNHTNNNNSEQSSSSIQSTTVTQYPRYPSVTAALIWPIIVRPLLCKIQKHSQQAAVVLLKALGKCEHRRPGFLLEFITEILATRNIISMNMTEALLRMQSQIPEFEEQRCRRQEEPFQELNRRTFALKKILSRIPDVLYDRQVFLETIRKIASAIKKLLDCVNDITGSNGSSSSGSGFIQTYQDKRSVDQRKREFIKDSKNFSQTLKEYFKHGDGGAVLQSAAQLILATNAIQKTIKICCDPRDQTSSAIQHLNSK from the coding sequence atgaataaaattgtatcatcagaaccatcatcatcgtcatcatcatcatcgacggtatcaaatcatcatcatcaccattatcaacaacagcaacaatcacCACAAATttatcgtaataataataccaacaataataatatgattgtacatcatcattcgggTGTTttacatcattcatcatcatcatcatcaccgaatcatacaaataataataattcggaacaatcatcatcatcgatacaaTCAACAACGGTTACACAATATCCACGTTATCCATCCGTTACAGCTGCATTAATATGGCCAATAATAGTACGACCATTATTATgtaaaatacaaaaacataGCCAACAAGCTGCTGTTGTATTATTGAAAGCATTAGGAAAATGTGAACATCGACGTCCCGGTTTCCTATTGGAATTTATAACCGAAATTCTTGCTACACGTAAtattatttcaatgaatatgaCTGAAGCATTACTTCGAATGCAATCACAAATACCTGAATTCGAAGAACAACGTTGTCGCCGTCAAGAAGAACCATTCCAGGAATTGAATCGTCGAACAtttgcattgaaaaaaatcctatCACGAATACCGGACGTTCTTTATGATCGTCAAGTATTCCTTGAAACTATAAGAAAAATTGCATCTGCAATCAAAAAGCTATTGGATTGTGTTAATGACATTACCGGTTcgaatggatcatcatcatccggtaGTGGATTCATTCAAACCTATCAAGATAAACGTTCGGTTGATCAAAGGAAACGGGAATTTATaaaagattcaaaaaattttagtcAAACATTAAAAGAATATTTTAAACATGGCGATGGTGGTGCCGTACTACAAAGTGCAGCACAATTAATTCTTGCAACGAATGCCATacaaaaaacgataaaaattTGCTGTGATCCTCGTGATCAGACATCGTCGGCcattcaacatttgaatagcaaataa
- the LOC124493620 gene encoding programmed cell death protein 10-A isoform X2, producing the protein MIVHHHSGVLHHSSSSSSPNHTNNNNSEQSSSSIQSTTVTQYPRYPSVTAALIWPIIVRPLLCKIQKHSQQAAVVLLKALGKCEHRRPGFLLEFITEILATRNIISMNMTEALLRMQSQIPEFEEQRCRRQEEPFQELNRRTFALKKILSRIPDVLYDRQVFLETIRKIASAIKKLLDCVNDITGSNGSSSSGSGFIQTYQDKRSVDQRKREFIKDSKNFSQTLKEYFKHGDGGAVLQSAAQLILATNAIQKTIKICCDPRDQTSSAIQHLNSK; encoded by the coding sequence atgattgtacatcatcattcgggTGTTttacatcattcatcatcatcatcatcaccgaatcatacaaataataataattcggaacaatcatcatcatcgatacaaTCAACAACGGTTACACAATATCCACGTTATCCATCCGTTACAGCTGCATTAATATGGCCAATAATAGTACGACCATTATTATgtaaaatacaaaaacataGCCAACAAGCTGCTGTTGTATTATTGAAAGCATTAGGAAAATGTGAACATCGACGTCCCGGTTTCCTATTGGAATTTATAACCGAAATTCTTGCTACACGTAAtattatttcaatgaatatgaCTGAAGCATTACTTCGAATGCAATCACAAATACCTGAATTCGAAGAACAACGTTGTCGCCGTCAAGAAGAACCATTCCAGGAATTGAATCGTCGAACAtttgcattgaaaaaaatcctatCACGAATACCGGACGTTCTTTATGATCGTCAAGTATTCCTTGAAACTATAAGAAAAATTGCATCTGCAATCAAAAAGCTATTGGATTGTGTTAATGACATTACCGGTTcgaatggatcatcatcatccggtaGTGGATTCATTCAAACCTATCAAGATAAACGTTCGGTTGATCAAAGGAAACGGGAATTTATaaaagattcaaaaaattttagtcAAACATTAAAAGAATATTTTAAACATGGCGATGGTGGTGCCGTACTACAAAGTGCAGCACAATTAATTCTTGCAACGAATGCCATacaaaaaacgataaaaattTGCTGTGATCCTCGTGATCAGACATCGTCGGCcattcaacatttgaatagcaaataa
- the Hel89B gene encoding histone acetyltransferase 1, which yields MASRLDRLFLLLDNGSTPLTRKAAALQLGEVQKLHPHELNTLLVKVRQYLHSSSWETRIAASQAVEAIISNVPNWFPIGSLLSANDDNDEQNDANDDECRMRFDRYDIMTVIKCGHNLLASEGKDFDAPTADSSSSSNTVVVAADATLDSREKIAQMRQSLNQKLGLSFAEKIGLKMDFISNADLIATADVESKPIVEKNLKLEQIIPNVKTSSSIVKRKTSPDIKIENSNDPSMAKKIKLESVDDENSNEQQQRQQQQQIDNNNIFDGDEWPLAWFSDELMSDLFNAQWEIRHGAAIGLREIVKLQGRCGGRIRTASLSRQDALNQQWLEDLSLRLLSVLALDRFGDFLSDQVVAPVRETCAQVLGLIIKLLSTNGVHNVLAILLQLLQCNEWEARHGGMLGLKYLLAIRQDMIEQLLPKVFEPIFAGLKDPEDDVSAVAAAALVPIKDQLMCLMPEKVPLVIAFLWEALLVLDDLSSSTGDLLMLLSSLLTFKGLTTTDFKTDNNDQQLAILIPRLWPFLSHSLSSVRRSVLESLLILSEKNSNEWLNQSSLLSDALRLLYQRSLIENHTIILDLLYKVWLNLISKANYQCLIESTRNYVTSWICLMMQPQKMPIDVCNTPVWLEIKHITHSLPSSSASHLKNSRPSTSQQQQQLLSSLPAENYFIGGSESLGETSEERERCAIRARYQCARLIGALAFYLTEENGTPSLNGAEQSNVESSTIIQNPLDSFASLLLIHLNTKSAIQRMCSAWIIREWATAKVNRQGEQQPPWIITMKNDDNDVEEYGVDQKRNSLQLHKGLADRCNESLEEQIFFDEISAYVSRVQYNFRDLLATTRTNKVQFNDTELAGKTVYTFPQINSVIDNIQHRSLMEMRQKLIEIRKPNDKLKSLIECLEEKISLTRLTITELNQLTNSLSIGVKSSLASALIEWRFLPDRLSPIIKPVMDSIKQEDNEQLQRGSASSLVKLLNIFRERTYLNSVQSTPTAKIINNLITYLCSDRNFTPEVRLSIDNDNSDDKTKRSDAQYGILALDNMQKIAELNIALRRSNSMNMKNRNNQNQPLDDSNNGNNNGTSTIMNEQQQEKQGEIQRRGATIALSETCRAFGQYLPEQLPSLWEYIAKISLESQSPPAFDENGLKSCRDLIQSLQVFEIIGPYLHQQLHSSLKATFNFLGECLQNPYITVRHMAARCFGMLSSINLNVTMDFVLTKVLDMLEASDSELKRQGSVETIYFIIYRLSLKIVPYIVLLIVPMLGRMSDQNESVRLLATHCFAQLVQLMPLDNDHHNHHQKNNNSIKMNGAKTTTIDSYKEALLLNNENLHFSDELLRRKENERHFLEQLMNIKKLDDYPLPIPVQAELRQYQQDGVNWLAFLNKYKLHGIVADEMGLGKTLQAICILASDQYYMKQRFINGESQNKPLLSLVICPPTLTGHWMYEVEKFVDEKYLNPIMYHGPPFERAKIKQQIERAQHRIGAATTTTTKSERTKNHHNLIIASYDLVRNDIDFFSAINWNYCILDEGHVIKNGKTKLARSIKTLRANHRLILTGTPIQNNVLELWSLFDFLMPGFLGTERQFMSRYSKPILASRDAKSSSKEQEAGVLAMESLHRQVLPFILRRMKEDVLKDLPPKIMQDYYCELSPLQAQLYEDFYKSRARQTIKDNLVDKVQELSSSSTTSTNAKDARLSSSSSSSSSSMDISKSHIFQSLQYLRKVCNHPKLVLTSTHPNYEKIMAKLKSEHTTLADINHAAKLIALKQLLQDCGIGVSQTTGQDQTAAEPVVNQHRALIFCQLKSMLNIVEKDLLKTHMPSVTYLRLDGDVPAASRYSVIHRFNNDPSIDVLLLTIQVGGLGLNLTGADTVIFVEHDWNPMKDLQAMDRAHRIGQKKVVNVYRLITTGTLEEKIMGLQKFKLTIANTVISNENSSLDSMATDQLLDLFELTTTGNEKKELANNNRNGNSTTSKEYAITGGSSGQVSMKMMLETLPELWDTQQYENEYDLNNFLQSLSNFST from the exons atggcaTCCCGTTTAGATCGATTATTTCTATTACTTGATAATGGTTCAACACCTTTAACAAGAAAAGCGGCTGCATTACAATTGGGTGAAGTACAAAAATTACATCCACATGAATTGAATACATTATTGGTTAAAGTACGACAATatttacattcatcatcatgggaAACACGTATTGCGGCTAGTCAAGCTGTTGAGGCAATTATTTCAAATGTACCGAATTGGTTTCCAAttggatcattattatccgctaatgatgataatgatgaacaaaatgatgctaatgatgatgaatgtcgTATGCGATTTGATCGTTATGATATAATGACTGTTATTAAATGTGGCCATAATTTACTTGCATCTGAAGGAAAAGATTTTGATGCACCAACAGCcgattcttcttcttcttcgaaCACTGTTGTTGTAGCAGCCGATGCTACATTAGATTCACGAGAAAAAATTGCTCAAATGCgacaatcattgaatcaaaaattgggATTAAGTTTTGCTGAAAAAATTGGCCTGAAAATGGATTTCATTTCGAATGCTGATCTTATTGCAACGGCTGATGTTGAATCAAAaccaattgttgaaaaaaatttaaaacttGAACAAATCATACCGAATGTAAAAACTAGTTCTTCGATCGTGAAACGTAAAACATCACCCgatattaaaattgaaaattcaaatgatccTTCGATGGCTAAGAAAATTAAGCTTGAATctgtcgatgatgaaaattcaaatgagcagcagcagcggcagcaacaacaacaaattgataataacaacataTTTGATGGCGATGAATGGCCCTTAGCATGGTTTAGTGATGAATTAATGTCCGATTTATTCAATGCCCAATGGGAAATTAGACATGGTGCAGCCATTGGATTGAGAGAAATTGTCAAACTACAAGGCCGTTGTGGTGGTCGTATACGAACGGCATCATTATCTCGACAGGATGCACTAAATCAACAATGGTTGGAAGATTTATCCTTACGATTATTATCCGTATTAGCATTGGATAGATTCGGTGATTTCCTAAGCGATCAAGTTGTTGCGCCGGTACGTGAAACCTGTGCACAGGTTCTTGGTTTAATTATTAAACTTTTATCAACGAATGGTGTCCATAATGTATTGGCTATATTACTGCAATTATTACAATGTAATGAATGGGAAGCACGCCATGGTGGAATGCTTGGTCTGAAATATCTATTAGCCATACGACAAGATATGATTGAACAATTATTACCAAAAGTTTTTGAACCAATATTTGCTGGCCTAAAAGATCCAGAAGATGATGTATCAGCTGTTGCAGCTGCCGCTTTAGTACCAATAAAAGATCAATTAATGTGTTTGATGCCAGAAAAAGTACCATTAGTTATTGCATTTTTATGGGAAGCATTACTTGTACTTGAtgatctatcatcatcaactggtgatttattaatgttattatcatcattattaacattCAAAGGTCTCACTACAACCGATTTTAAAACcgacaataatgatcaacaattggCTATATTAATACCAAGATTATGGCCATTTCTATCACATTCATTAAGTTCTGTACGTCGTTCAGTGTtggaatcattattaatattgagtgaaaaaaattcaaatgaatggctaaatcaatcatcattattatcggatgcattacgattattatatcaaagatcattaattgaaaatcatacAATAATATTggatttattatataaagTATGGTTAAATCTAATATCGAAAGCTAATTATCAATGtttaattgaatcaacaagAAATTATGTAACCAGTTGgatatgtttgatgatgCAGCCACAAAAAATGCCGATCGATGTTTGTAATACACCTGTTTGGTTGGAAATTAAACACATTACACATTcgttaccatcatcatcagcatcg catttgaaaaattctcgACCATCTACAtcacaacagcagcagcagcttttgtcatcattaccggctgaaaattattttattggcGGTTCAGAATCATTGGGCGAAACAAGTGAAGAACGTGAACGTTGTGCTATACGTGCCCGTTATCAATGTGCACGTCTTATCGGTGCATTAGCTTTCTATCTAACCGAAGAGAATGGAACACCCTCTTTGAATGGCGCCGAACAATCGAATGTCGAATCATCGACAATTATTCAGAATCCACTGGATAGTTTTGCCTCTCTtctattgattcatttgaatacaaAATCAGCGATTCAACGAATGTGTAGTGCATGGATTATTAGAGAATGGGCAACGGCAAAAGTTAATCGACAAggtgaacaacaaccaccTTGGATAATCACCAtgaagaatgatgataatgatgttgaagaATATGGCGTTGatcaaaaacgaaattcaCTCCAATTACATAAAGGATTAGCTGATCGTTGTAATGAATCGTTGGAagagcaaatttttttcgatgaaataTCTGCCTATGTTAGTAGAGTACAATATAATTTTCGTGATCTATTGGCTACCACAAGAACGAATAAAGTACAATTCAACGATACAGAATTGGCCGGTAAAACTGTGTATACATTTCCACAGATCAATTCAGTGATTGATAATATACAACATCGATCATTAATGGAAATGcgacaaaaattgattgaaattcgaAAACCAAATGATAAACTAAAATCATTAATTGAATGTCTTGAAGAAAAGATTTCGTTGACACGTCTTACAATCACTGAATTGAATCAGTTAACAAATTCATTGTCGATCGGtgtcaaatcatcattagcatCAGCATTAATTGAATGGCGTTTCCTGCCTGATCGTCTTAGTCCAATTATAAAACCTGTAATGGATTCAATTAAACAAGAAGATAATGAACAATTACAACGTGGATCAGCATCTAGTCTTGTTAAACTACTTAATATTTTCCGTGAACGTACCTATTTGAATTCAGTACAATCGACACCAACGGCTAAAATTATAAACAATTTAATTACATATCTTTGTTCAGATCGAAATTTCACACCCGAAGTACGATTATccatcgataatgataatagtgatgataaaacaaaacgtTCCGATGCTCAATACGGTATCCTAGCATTGGATAATATGCAAAAAATTGCCGAACTTAACATAGCATTACGACGTTCAAATtcgatgaatatgaaaaaccgtaataatcaaaatcaaccaTTAGATGATagtaataatggtaataataatggaacatcgacaattatgaatgaacaacAGCAAGAAAAACAAGGTGAAATTCAACGTCGTGGTGCTACTATTGCTCTATCGGAAACATGTCGTGCATTCGGTCAATATCTGCCTGAACAATTACCATCGCTGTGGGAATATATAGCGAAAATTTCTCTTGAATCACAATCACCACCAgcttttgatgaaaatggtttAAAATCGTGTCgagatttgattcaatcattacaagtatttgaaattattggaCCATATCTACATCAACAATTACATTCCTCATTGAAAGCTACTTTTAATTTTCTTGGTGAATGTCTACAGAATCCATACATAACAGTCAGGCATATGGCTGCAAGATGTTTTGGAATGTTATCATCGATCAATCTGAATGTAACAATGGATTTTGTATTGACCAAAGTATTGGATATGCTAGAAGCATCAGATTCAGAATTGAAACGTCAAGGTTCCGTTGAAactatttattttataatttatcgtctttcattgaaaattgtacCATATATTGTTCTGTTGATTGTACCAATGTTGGGACGAATGTCCGATCAGAATGAATCGGTTCGTTTATTGGCAACACATTGTTTTGCACAGCTAGTACAATTAATGCCATtggataatgatcatcataatcatcatcaaaaaaataataattcaattaaaatgaatggtgcaaaaacaacaacaattgattcatataaagaagcattattattaaataatgaaaatctaCATTTTTCCGATGAATTATTAAGACGTAAAGAGAATGAACGTCATTTTCTTgaacaattgatgaatattaaaaaattagATGATTATCCGCTACCGATACCTGTACAGGCTGAATTACGACAATATCAACAGGATGGTGTTAATTGGTTAgcatttttgaataaatataaattacaTGGAATTGTTGCTGATGAAATGGGTCTTGGAAAAACATTGCAAGCAATCTGTATATTAGCATCGGATCAATATTATATGAAACAACGTTTTATCAATGGTGAATCACAGAAtaaaccattattatcattagttATTTGTCCACCAACATTGACCGGTCATTGGATGTATGAAgtggaaaaatttgttgatgaaaaatatttgaatccaATCATGTATCATGGACCACCATTTGAACGTGCTaaaattaaacaacaaattgaacgTGCTCAACATCGGATTGgtgcagcaacaacaacaacaacaaaatcggaacgaacaaaaaatcaccatAATCTAATTATTGCATCATATGATCTTGTTCgtaatgatattgattttttctcgGCAATCAATTGGAATTATTGTATTTTGGATGAAGGACATGTTATTAAAAATggtaaaacaaaattggcaCGATCCATAAAAACATTAAGAGCAAATCATCGTCTAATATTGACTGGAACACCCATACAGAATAATGTATTGGAATTATggtcattatttgattttcttatGCCTGGTTTTCTCGGTACTGAACGGCAATTTATGTCACGTTATTCAAAACCAATATTAGCATCACGTGATGCAAAAAGTTCATCCAAAGAACAAGAAGCTGGTGTTTTGGCAATGGAATCATTACATCGACAAGTATTACCATTCATTTTGAGACGAATGAAAGAAGATGTACTGAAAGATTTACCACCAAAAATAATgcaagattattattgtgaattAAGTCCATTACAAGCACAACTATATGAAGATTTTTATAAAAGTCGTGCAAGACAAACAATCAAAGATAATTTAGTTGATAAAGTTCAGgaactatcatcatcatccacaacgTCAACAAACGCCAAAGATgctcgattatcatcatcatcctcatcatcatcatcatcgatggatatatcaaaatcacatatatttcaatcattacaATATCTAAGAAAAGTTTGTAATCATCCGAAATTGGTATTGACATCGACACATccaaattatgaaaaaattatggccAAATTAAAATCTGAACATACAACATTGGCCGATATAAATCATGCGGCAAAATTGATTGCATTaaaacaattattacaaGATTGTGGTATTGGTGTTTCACAGACAACTGGACAAGATCAAACAGCAGCCGAACCAGTTGTAAATCAACATCGagcattgattttttgtcaattgaaAAGTATGTTGAATATTGTGGAAAAAGATCTACTCAAAACACATATGCCATCAGTGACATATCTACGTTTGGATGGTGATGTTCCAGCTGCATCGAGATATTCAGTTATTCATcgtttcaataatgatcCTTCCATAGATGTTCTTTTGTTGACCATtcag GTTGGTGGTCTTGGTCTGAATTTGACCGGTGCTGATACggtgatttttgttgaacaTGATTGGAATCCTATGAAAGATTTACAAGCGATGGATCGTGCACATCGTATTGGACAGAAAAAAGTTGTCAACGTTTAtcg ATTAATCACAACCGGAAcattagaagaaaaaataatgggcctacaaaaattcaaattaaccATTGCAAATACAGTtatatcgaatgaaaattcaagcCTAGATTCGATGGCAACCGATCAATTATTGGATCTGTTTGAATTAACAACAACCGgtaatgagaaaaaagaactggcaaacaacaacagaaatggaaattcaacaacaagcaAGGAGTATGCTATTACCGGTGGATCATCTGGTCAagtatcaatgaaaatgatgctCGAAACACTTCCAGAATTGTGGGATACACaacaatatgaaaatgaatatgatttaaataattttctacAATCACTGTCGAATTTTTCCACCTAA
- the Vps45 gene encoding vacuolar protein sorting 45, which produces MDVIYAMKLYINKMVDDAGPGIKALLMDKETISIISIVYAQSDMLQKEVYLFEAIENYVPRQESLKFVKCIVFVRPTEKNITYLIRELKHPRFSQYFINFNNIISKTDIKALAEVDEFEVVKDVQEFYADYLAINSHTFSLNVKSCYQNIRNWNPISFHRITQGIISILLSLNRCPLIRYQSSSDMAKRLAEQIRQTIAKENVLFDSNTSTESQPILLILDRKFDPITPLLNQWTYQAMLHELMTITNNRVSLANVPGVAKELKEIVLSQEQDEFYQKNLFLNYGEICSNIKCLMEDFQQKTQQQKKIETIADMKSFIETYPQFRKMSGTVTKHVTLIDEISRIVNAYSLLEVSEAEQELISTGNHSESVKRISQLISSDKIRNCDAIRLALLYAITFQNNSNCDIRSLCRLLERRNMNPGDIKIISQLMEFCGLKQRFGTKGATSSQEILTTEHVRAFTKKVIKGFKGVENIYTQHTPVIKELVEDLNRCRLRETVYPFLGSVQQRERPQEIIIFIIGGITYEESLIVYNLNRQLQGTKILLGGSMVHNSKSFLDEVRCACQYHSETTTGTIVMGGTSHHHSNNNSGALASVINKIENL; this is translated from the exons ATGGACGTCATATATGCAATGAAATTGTATATCAACAAAATGGTCGATGATGCTGGTCCTGGCATCAAAGCATTGCTTATGGATAAAGAAACG ATCAGTATCATCAGTATTGTATATGCCCAATCGGATATGCTACAGAAAGAGGTTTATCTTTTCGAAGCTATTGAAAATTATGTTCCACGACAagaatcattaaaatttgttaaatgtattgtttttgttcgaCCAACCGAAAAGAATATCACCTATCTAATTCGTGAACTTAAACATCCACGTTTTTCACAGTATTTTATCA attttaataatattatCAGTAAAACCGACATTAAAGCATTGGCTGAAGTGGATGAATTTGAAGTAGTCAAAGATGTGCAGGAATTTTATGCCGATTATCTGGCAATCAATTCACATACATTTTCGTTGAATGTTAAATCATGTTATCAGAATATACGAAACTGGaatccaatttcatttcatcgtATCACACAAGGAATTATTTCCATACTTTTATCACTTAATCGTTGTCCACTAATTcgttatcaatcatcatctgataTGGCCAAACGTTTAGCCGAACAGATACGTCAAACAATAGCCAAGGAAAATGttttattcgattcgaatacATCGACTGAATCACAACCGATACTATTGATATTGGATCGTAAATTTGATCCAATCACACCTTTATTAAATCAATGGACCTATCAGGCAATGTTACATGAATTGATGACCATTACAAACAATCGAGTCAGTTTGGCTAATGTTCCTGGTGTTgcaaaagaattgaaagaaattgtTCTATCACAGGAACAAGATGAATTTTatcagaaaaatttatttcttaACTATGGTGAAATATGTTCGAATATTAAATGTTTGATGGaagattttcaacaaaaaacacaacaacagaaaaagatTGAAACAATAGCCGATATgaaatcatttattgaaaCGTATCCACAATTTCGAAAAATGTCCGGTACAGTTACAAAACATGtcacattgattgatgaaatttcacGTATAGTCAACGCATATTCATTGTTGGAAGTTTCTGAAGCTGAACAAGAATTAATCTCTACCGGTAATCATTCTGAATCGGTCAAG CGAATATCACAACTTATATCATCGGATAAGATACGAAATTGTGATGCTATTCGTTTGGCATTGTTGTATGCAATAACATTCCAGAATAATTCCAATTGTGATATACGTAGTTTATGTAGGCTATTGGAACGTCGTAATATGAATCCCGGTgacatcaaaatcattagtCAATTAATGGAATTTTGTGGATTAAAACAACGTTTCGGTACTAAAGGTGCAACATCAAGCCAGGAAATTCTGACCACCGAACATGTGAGAGCGTTTACAAAGAAAGTAATCAAAGGATTCAAAGGCGTGGAAAATATTTACACACAACATACACCGGTTATTAAAGAACTAGTTGAAGATTTAAATCGTTGTCGATTACGTGAAACGGTATATCCATTCTTAGGCAGTGTACAACAACGTGAACGACCACAAGagataattattttcattattggtGGTATAACCTATGAAGAATCGTTGATTGTTTATAATCTTAATCGACAATTACAAGGAACGAAAATCCTATTAGGTGGATCAATGGTAcataattcaaaatcatttttggatGAAGTTCGTTGTGCTTGTCAATATCATTCCGAAACAACAACCGGCACTATAGTCATGGGAGGAaccagtcatcatcatagtaataataatagcggTGCATTGGCATCAGtcataaataaaattgaaaatctttag